The Longimicrobium sp. genomic interval CTGGCCGGGGCTGGGCCGCTACACCTTCCGCTCCGCCGCGGCGCTGGATTTCCCGGCGATCATGGGCATCACGCTGGTGGTCTCCGCCACCTACCTACTGGTGAACCTGCTGGTGGACTTGTCCTACGCGGCGCTCGATCCAAGAGTGCGGCGATGACGGCACGGCGATGAGCGCGAGCACGATCCCCGCCGCCGCCACGCCGGCCATGCCGGCACCGCGTCCGCGTTGGCGCCGCCGGCTGCGCCGCTACGGCCCGGCCTGGACGGGGGGCGCCATCGTGATCGCCTGGGTGCTGGTCGCCGTCCTGGCGCCCTGGATCTCCCCCTATCCCCCGGATGCGCAGGACGTGGTGAACCGGCTGCAGCCGCCCACCACGGCGCATTGGCTGGGCACGGACGTGCTGGGGCGGGATGTCTTCTCCCGCCTGCTGCACGGCGCGCGCCTGTCGCTGCTGGCGGGCTTCACCGTGGTGCTGCTCGGCGCCGCCATCGGCACCACGGTCGGCATCGTCGCCGCTTGGGCCCGCGGCATCTGGGACGAGGCGCTGATGCGCCTGACCGACCTCGTGCTCTGCTTCCCCCCGATCATCCTGGCCCTCGCCATCGCCGCGGCGCTGGGCATCGGCACGCGGAACACCATCCTGGCCATGCTGGTGGTGTGGTGGCCGAAATTCGCCCGCCTGGGCCGCGCGCTCGCGCTGGTGCAGCGCAGCCAGGAATACGTGGAAGCCGCGACGGTGCTGGGCCTGCGTCCCAGCCGCATCCTGGCCCGCCACATCCTGCCGAACACGCTCGGACCGCTGGCGGTGCTGGTCACGCTGGATCTCGGCAACGCCATCCTCACCTTCGCGGGCCTGTCCTTCCTCGGCTTGGGCGTGGTGCCGCCCACGGCGGAGTGGGGCTCCATGGTCGCGGAGGGACGGGAGCTGGTGGAGCAATGGTGGGTGGCGGCCTTCCCCGGCCTTGCGATCCTGACCGTGGTGGTGGGCTTCAACTTCTGCGGCGACGGGCTGCGCGATTGGCT includes:
- a CDS encoding ABC transporter permease, which gives rise to MSASTIPAAATPAMPAPRPRWRRRLRRYGPAWTGGAIVIAWVLVAVLAPWISPYPPDAQDVVNRLQPPTTAHWLGTDVLGRDVFSRLLHGARLSLLAGFTVVLLGAAIGTTVGIVAAWARGIWDEALMRLTDLVLCFPPIILALAIAAALGIGTRNTILAMLVVWWPKFARLGRALALVQRSQEYVEAATVLGLRPSRILARHILPNTLGPLAVLVTLDLGNAILTFAGLSFLGLGVVPPTAEWGSMVAEGRELVEQWWVAAFPGLAILTVVVGFNFCGDGLRDWLDPKGRSR